In a single window of the Acyrthosiphon pisum isolate AL4f chromosome X, pea_aphid_22Mar2018_4r6ur, whole genome shotgun sequence genome:
- the LOC103308978 gene encoding uncharacterized protein LOC103308978 produces MAGEALAEHVGIRGTKEPSDREPADVYYESVIAERNELRKENDDLIYKCSELDADNNLLRIEINKKEKEKTDIREKYKDDETLANENLEIRDVENVIPVRTQKINQHREESHIGLQKQARKMKEMSNKQMPTVLIGQTVKVKIPEVDRSKVDARTLLAVVLKVVDGKFYRLGTKAGTLSQLFTRNQFTLCEDIFLKSAIIPENEIGIRQAVLQLSLTGGQGLIRCDCLKKCITNRCKCRAKNVLCNSRCHSSQACTNK; encoded by the exons accTGCAGACGTATATTATGAGTCTGTAATAGCCGAGCGTAATGAATTGAGAAAAGAAAACGATGATCTTATCTATAAATGCTCCGAACTTGATGCAGATAATAATCTATTaagaatagaaataaataaaaaggagAAAGAGAAAACAGACATacgtgaaaaatataaa GATGATGAAACTTTAGCAAatgaaaatttagaaataagGGACGTAGAAAATGTAATACCGGTGAGGacacaaaaaattaatcaacatCGAGAAGAATCACACATTGGACTTCAAAAACAAGCCAGAAAAATGAAGGAAATGTCAAACAAGCAAATGCCAACTGTATTAATTGGACAAACCGTCAAGGTTAAAATTCCGGAAGTCGATCGAAGTAAAGTTGATGCCCGCACATTACTGGCTGTGGTGTTAAAAGTTGTGGATGGAAAATTTTATCGCCTGGGTACAAAAGCAGGAACACTCTCTCAACTTTTCACTCGGAATCAGTTCACCTTATgcgaagacatttttttaaaatcggcAATAATTCCAGAGAATGAAATTGGTATTCGTCAAGCAGTATTGCAACTGTCTTTGACTGGCGGACAAGGGTTAATAAGGTGTGACTGTTTGAAGAAATGTATAACAAATCGTTGTAAGTGTCGAGCCAAAAATGTATTGTGCAATTCAAGATGTCACAGTAGCCAAGCCTgcacaaacaaataa
- the LOC107882154 gene encoding uncharacterized protein LOC107882154 produces MKIHKSYRENVAELLQTEEIDVDIKNSLTFRQGDGVVTIKCPVDDKPSHLYVISHYKMSNIENVLVKDRWKFSEATIRLHTNDNHPLNTSLNQTIQSIFDTMLRDPKRETRKSKTPI; encoded by the exons ATGaagatt cacaaATCATACCGTGAAAATGTTGCTGAACTTTTACAAACCGAAGAAATTGATGTAGACATTAAGAATTCTTTGACTTTTAGACAAGGAGATGGTGTGGTTACAATAAAATGTCCTGTTGATGACAAGCCGAGCCATCTATATGTAATCtcacattataaaatgtctaaCATAGAAAATGTGTTGGTGAAGGATAG atgGAAATTCAGCGAAGCTACCATTAGATTACATACAAATGACAACCATCCGCTTAATACCAGTCTTAATCAAACAATACAGTCGATATTTGATACTATGCTAAGAGATCCCAAGCGTGAAACTCGCAAAAGCAAGACaccaatttga